The following is a genomic window from Nostoc sp. HK-01.
GCCAGCGATCGCAGGTCTATTGCCCTATATAGCGATCGCTTGACATTTTTGTTTAGTGCTTTAGTGGCTTGTTTGGTAAAAGTATTATTCCATTCCTGAGCCGGACGTTCTTCTACAGCGTTCTCTAATTCCTGAATACGTCGTTGTAATCGTTGGTTTTCAAGTTCTAACTGTCTAAGTCCTTCCAACTGGGAAATCCGTTGCTGTAACTGGATATTTTCTTTCTTCTGCTGCTGAAACAGGTTTTGTAAAGTGGTCAGTTGTTCTTGTACTTGTTGTTCGGCTTTGGTTGTAGCCTCTGACAGTAAGCCAATCCTCAAATCCTGTTCCAGTCGTTCCAATTCTTGCTGGTACTGCTCCTTCAGTTGTGCGATCGCTTCGGCGTACTCTTTGGGGTAAGTTCTTTCGGCAGTAAATGAGTCGATTGTTTCGTTACTCAATGGGGACAAATCAGTATTGTTCACCAGTTCCCTGCTACCATCTTCAAAAGTGACAATCTGTTGCCTTTGATTGGGTGGGTCTGCTGAGATGGTTCCTGATTGCCCATGTCTTGGATGAGTTGGTGATGTAACCGTGACGGTGGCAGGTTGAGGAACCACTGGTTCCTGAGTTTGGTGAACTATTGGTTCCTGAATTTGAGGAACCATTGGTTCCTCAGTTTTTTGGAGTGGTAGCCGAGGAAGCACTTTATTTGCAGCTACGGCAAAATCCGATTCGCTTGGGGAAGGATTATCTTGCAGTGCGATCGCCACAGCAGCCTTGAGTTTTTCTGGTTCCTTGACCAAACGCAGCAGTGAACGGGCTTGGCGTTCATTCTTGATGTGTTCGCCCAATTCATCGGCTGTGTCCCTAACTTTCTTGGCTCCCAGCAGTTGATTGATTCTGCGATAGCCACCCCAGGAGGATAGTTCTTTTTGGCAGTATTCCTCAAAACTTTGATAGCCAGCTTCACGGTAAAGCTGTTGTTCTCGCATTTCGAGGATCTCATCAACAGCTTGCCATTCAAAGCGGTCAATGGCAGTGAAGGTTTCTTTAATGCTGTCGTTGAGAATGCTGTAGCTGGGTGGTGAAGTTGTTTCGCGGTCTAGTGTCAGCATAATTATTGCCCACTATTGGTAAATGCACGAAAACGTGAAAAAAAGCAATTTAACCAAAGTGAGTATTTAGCTGATATTTGGATTTGACCAAAAATTATGTCAGCATTAACTTAGCTCACTTTGCACTCAAAGGATCGAGCAGGCGATCGCACTTGCTTGGCGGCGGGCGATCGCTTTATGCTGCAATATCCTGCGCTGGGGATTGTTCAGCTTTAGATTTTAAATATTCCCTCACAGGAATAGGCTTAAATTTACTTGGCGCGTCTTTGGTGGTCGTGCTATCTGTATCGTCATCTGGGATAAAGACAATTAAATCTCCTGGTTGGCATTCAAGGGCAATACAAAGCCCATTAAGTCGTTCCGCAGTTAAGCGAGGCATTTCATCTGTTCGTCTCAATCGATGAACAGAATTTTCGTCAATTCCTAAAGCTGCTGCTAAATCTTTATTCTTGATTCGCCTCTTTGCCATTATTTCGTTTAACCTCCAAGCAATCATTCGCTTGCCCATATAACACCTCCATTAGTTTAATCTCCACCTTGCATAGATAAATCGACTTTTGAAATGTAGTTCTTCTACGATACCACGCATAAATTAAACTACGCTTATTTTAAAATAAACTACGACAAACGTAGTAAAAACTATTTTAAACGCTTGACTTTATCCTACGCCTGACGTAGGATAAAGTCAGAACAGAGGACAATAGTGCAGTGCCTCTGTAATAAATCAAGACTGCACTTGCTATAGAACCTTGAAAACCTAATCCCAATTAAGGCAACCACCAGATGCAGAAGCAATCAATAGTTAGGCTTTTGCAACCATCCGTGTTTGCTTTGGTACTACTCAAATGCCACTGGGTTTGAGTTTTAAATACGGCTACGCCAAATTTCCATGAGTGCGTTGTGGTCAACCACAACGTTAGTCCATAAAAATAAAGGCGATTGCTGGGCCTGGAAAACTTCGCAATCGCCTTTTATCCAAATTAATTGGAGATTTTATTATGACCTATGTAACGCAGACACAGCAAGCACCCAAAAGCTTTAACAGCAACAGAATAGACGAGCAAGCCGAAGCACAAGCAGAATTTTATAACCACCTCGAAACGCAAGCCAAAGAAGCAACCCAAACTCCCAACCCGCTTACATCTCGTGACCGTCGCATCATTGCCGAGATTATCGAAGTAGACCCCGAATCGATCCGCACTATCTGGATAGAAGCCGGAATCACTGTATGGGTGCAGTTGGTTGATAATGGACGGCTACCATTTGACCGAGACTGGTTTTATACAAGAGTGCAGGAAGTGAAAGCCACTCTAAGAGAAACCCCCAGAGAACGCAATGATCGCCTCAGCGATGAATTAGAAGCAGCTTGCCACAGATACGGTTTAACTCACGGAGAGATTGACTGGCTTTCTTTCAGCACCACCCTATACTTCAACAACCGACGGGTAGGTTTTATAGGATACAACCGCGCGGATCAATGGTACAGCAGACAAAGACCATTGGGGCAGAGCCGCACAACTGACAGTATTGATGCGGCACTCGGCTTGTTGGGAATCAGACAACCTGTAGCGGCGTAGTACAGACAGTAAAAAAAGCGATCGCATCCTTCAACAGCGATCCCTCTCTCACCACGATGAATGCAAAATACAGCAAATATGTCATTCTTTCAAGATCCTGACTGGGGCGAGTGCTGCGAACCGATACTTTTACCCCCGACTCATCCAAACGCAGAGTTAATTGAAATCTCTGGTTACACGCTGGTTTACTGTTCCGGTGCTTGCCCCAAAATCTACCGTGTCTACAAGGGTGAATCAATGCTGGGTTTGGTGTTTCAACACATCATGTATTGGACAAACGAAGTAGACGAAAACCAGTACACAAAACCGTTAAACGCAGCAGTGGCACTCGATGATTCGGCTGCAAGTATGGCTAAAGCAACTGACGAAAACATTGCAGCGTAATTAAGGCTAATTAACCGCTATTAAAAAAGGTACTGCAAATGGCTAAAGCTCGTAAGAATGCGTCTGATCTAACTGCTGCAAATTTATTGCATTCCCTCCGTTGTTGTGGTGGTTCTGTTCCATTGCACAGCATCAGATTTTCTAAAGAAGTCATTCAAGCACTGGTGGATCGGGAATTGGTGAAAGTGACAAATACTGGCTGCGGGTTTTTATTGCAACTAAAGGAGTGTAATTAAATGGAACCAACCGAAATGCTGCAACAGTTTAACGAGTGCTACGCCAAAATTCAGGCGATCGCTCAATCTCAAGAATGGTTGGAATTAGCAAATCGTAATGATGTTGACCCAGAAATGAAAACACATTTGGGTGATGTGCTGCACTATTTAGAAGGGGCTATGTTTTGTATTGAGCCGTTTGTTGAGGTTAAGGTTGCTCAAGAGCAGGTATCCTAAGTTACTCGTTAGTAGGCTGCTGCTGTAACTGTTGCACTACTTCTGGGGACAAACCAGTTAGTCGAGTAATTAGGTCAATACTCATGCCCTCTGCCAGCATATTAGCTGCAATTTCACGGGCTTTTTTGTTACGTCCTTGTTCTTCAGCTTCATTTTGAATCATTTGGTAAATAACTGATTCGCTCATGATATCTTTCCTGAATAAACGCCCAATCACTTCTTGATCTAATACTATCCCAGCCAAGATTGCAGCAGCAGCAGAAATATTACTTTGTGTCCGTCTTTCACTAATTTTATCAACAGCCGCCGCCACTTGTTGTAATGTACTAGCTTTATTCTCGGTCGCACTTAATACAGCAAATGGCAACAATCCTGGGGTTCTCAGAAATATTTCTGGTGATTGTTCCCACAGACGAATTACGTCAAACTCATGTCGAAGTTTCCTTGTAGTAAAAGTAGTTTTATAAACTTCTTCAGACTTGGTTTTATCCAAATAAATCACAAATTGGTATATTTCTTTATTGGGAAAGCGACGATAGATCCGCAAGTGATAATCTGCCATCCGAAAAGGCATATCTTCATCAGGTTTAGTTTGAAATTCTATGTGTAAAACAACTTCATCTGACTGCAACAGAATTAAAGCGTCAGCGCGAATTGGCTCTATGGATAATTCTGTTGGGCTTAACTTAGTTAAAGTGATGGGTTCTCCCAATAGCCAAGTTGCAAAATCAGGAGAATATAGTTCAGCAATCAGTTTACAAGTATTGTCAAACATCATTCATTATTTAGTTAAGTTTGATAGCAAAACTTCATTATTTGAAATCAGTTATAATAACCCATTATAAACGATTGTTTTTGATAATTTAATAATTTATCTATTAGAGAATAGCTGTGCTGAAAATCATTGAGAAATTGAATATATTTGTATGGAAATCAAAACAATCTCTGTAACTTATCACCGAAAATTTAACCTTGGCGATTTTGAATCGGTAGAAGTAGGCTGCTCTCTGTGGGGGCAGATTGACCCAGAAGAGGACGCATATGGAGCAACACAATTCCTATTTGAGCAAGCGAAAGCATCTGTAAAAGAAGCAGCAATGCCATTAATTAAAGCTTCTTCTCATCAAATGAACAAAGCCAGAATGTACAAACAATCTGCACAAAACCAAACTACTGATGAACTGGAGAACTTCTAATGCACACTGAAATCAAACTAGGCTTAGGAAATCCACCACTTCCTATTTACCTGTATGTCAATAAGTTAGAAATTGATGGTCAAGCTTATGGCTGGTACAACTATGATGTTAGCCTTGATAAAAAGACTCCAGTAGCCGAAAGAGCATTAACTGGTTATTTGAGTGAGTTAAGAGTGACTGGTAAAGATTTCAAAGGCAAAGACAATATTAAATTAGATATTGTTGTCTTTGCAGATGATTTATATATCGTCAGAAGTGGAATCGAGACTAACTTTACAAAGTCTTTCTTACTCGCCGCATCAGTTGTAGAAGACTTCTCTAGACCTCTAACAATTGTTGCTACTCCTGGTGAAGAAAATGTCGTTTTCTGCGGTTTATATGATGCTATAACCAAAACCAAAATCCGCCGAGATTGGGATGCAAACGCTGACTGGGCAGGACTATTACAGCAGATTCAATCAAGATTATTCACCCGTCCTAAATATGATTTAGACGAGGATGAACGAGATCGCCCCGTTGTACAACCAACTTCTCCAGCGCCTACGAAAACCAATACAATTCATCCCCAAGATTTGCGAATTAAACAAGTCCGCACTTTGACTAATTATCCAGTGGACTTAATTAAAGAGTGGCTGCAATTTCAGAATGTCTCATTCCCTCGTGAACTTCCTATAGCTGTAGTCGATAAGCTGGTGAGAGACATTTGTTTGGCTTGGGCTGCTGACAAGGTTGATTCAAATCATGCCATTAGTTCATATCAGCAGCAGGTGTTGGGTGTTGTTTCCTCTGGCACTTCTGAAATCCAAGCTATTCAAGAATGGATGAATTATGTTCTCGGACAGAAGATACCAAACAGGAATGATAGTAGAATTCCTTCGGCCACAACTATAAGAACTTAATCAAGATTTTTGAGCAGAAATTTCAGTTTTTAGACAGCTTAAAACTGTCTTTTTTTCTGTGACACAGCCATAAATAAACTATAGAGGAAAGAACCTCATGGATTTAATTTTAGAAATACTACCCACTCAACAAACCCAAAGTTGGGAATGCAGTCAAAGTTTGAACACACCTGCTACTCGTTTTAATGCTTATATCAATCGACTGGCTTTATCAGCCGTCTTACCTTGGCTAGAAGAAAATTGGAACGCCACAACCACAGTACAAAGTTGCTGGGAACTAATCAATGGTACAGCAATCACCATTGATGAAATTCGCATAGTTTTAGTTCCAAGCGAAGCGATTGATTTAAGCGAAATTCGTGTTCCACAAGAATGGGTTGATGTTCCGAATTGGGCTGCTGATTATTATTTGGCTGTGCAAGTGAATACTGAGGATGGGCTAGTAAGAATCTGGGGATATACCACTCATCGGCAACTCAAACAGCAAGGCGAATATAACCAGAGCGATTGCACTTATTTTCTAAACAACGAGCAGATAACGCAAGATATCAATCTACTGTGGTTAACACGCGAACTTTGTCCTAATCCACCAACCAGAAGCGAACTAAAACCACTACCAAATCTGACAGCAACGCAAGCGAATGTGTTGATTGAACAACTATCAAAATATCAGTTCTTCCCTAGACGAGTGCTTTCGTTCGAGTCCTGGGGTGCGTTGTTTGAAAATCAGGAGTGGCGCGATCGGTTAGTTCAATCGCGTAATCTTCAGGTCAGCTGATAATAGCTAATTCATCAAAGGCAGCTTCGGCTGTCTTATTTTTTTCAGGAGCTAGTATGAACAACCGCAATCCAAAATTAACCCAGGAATATCAAGCAAAGTACGACGAGACTAGACAAATTGTGATTCGATATCACTACATCAAACGTTCGAGGACGAGAGAATTTATGGAGAATGCGTTATTAACAATAGGGATTACCTGCTTGTTAAGTACAGCATTTTTGGGAATTGGTGCATTAGGCTGTTGGGGTTTTGAAATTATTGGAGCTAATGCAAGCTCTAGCATGATCAGTCAGTACAACTGGCAAGCTCGAAAGAACATCTGCTTGGGCGGAATGTTGGTCTGTATTTCAGGAGTTTTAGGAAGTGCTTTGTTGAATGGATACCTGGATTTTGATGGAACCCAATAGGAGAGCCAAAATGTTAAAGCTTAAATATCTAAACCTTTTTATGGCTGCTTGTGGAGCAATTGTATTAGTCATTGGTAGCATTATCGGTGTTAAAGGAGTAATCAAGGGAGAAGGTGCAAAGACTTGGTTTGCAGCTATATCTTTCATGCTAGGTGGAACTGTATTGCAAGCCGCAGCCCTCAACCGTTTTTTGAAATATCAATTCGATGAAGAAATAGAGCAAACTTTAAAGCAACAACTTCAACCAATACCAACACCTTGCAGAGAATGTCGGAATTTTCATGGGATTAAATATGCGGGAGTAATGTTAGTGTGTGCAATTCATCCTCATGGAATAGACAGTAACAATTGTTCTGATTATGAAGAATTTGTTCCAGAAATTGACACTCTCCATAATTGAACAAATTTTCAAAACTATCCATCATAAAAAAGTAATAAAATATGTTTAAAACTTGGCAAGAAATTACAGCATTGCTGCGCGTTAATGCCCCCGGTGGTGAGACACCGAGGGACTTGCACCCACCACAGATGGAGCCTATGGAGGGCATTTAAAAGTATGACACCGCGTGAACTTAAAGAAAAGTGGAATTTGAGCTATACAAAGTTGGCAATCTTTCTTTGTCGTGATCAACGAACAGTAGAAAGGTATTGCACCGAAGAGGAAGTGCAAGACATGGTTTTTGGATATTGCTGGTTTCTTGACCAATGGTTTTCGCTACATGGTGTGACACCACCACCTTTTATTTTTACTCCGGCAAATTGACGGTAAATAATTCGTTCAATTAACCGTAGACCCGCACACAGCGGGTTTTTTATTATCAAAGAGCAAGGTTAGGAGACGGTCAATAGCTGGCGATTATGGACATCAATATTGATACAGATATTGACATTGACAGTGATACGGGAAATGCCACTGATATGACACAGATATTGACTAACTTTTTGAGACTGTTGATACGGATTTGACTAAGTTCATGAAATCACAATGGAGAGAACAACTTTTTCATCAAAAACCAAGCCAATCGGGAGTCAATTTTTTGCTTTTACCAATGTCAAAAGCCAAAGCCACCAAAATTTTAGGCATTTGCCCCCGGACATTAGAACGATGGATCGAAGTTGCTCAACTTGTTCCTGAGTATAGATTAATGCTTGGGCGGATGAAAGCTTTTGCTCAAGAAAAGAAATTACGTGCGCCATTAATGACAACCTACCAAGTATGGGTAGTCGGAAAGATTGGCGAATTGTTCTCTGACATTGTTCAAGGCATTGATAAAAAACCGCTTGTTGAAGCTATTGTCCAAGCGAATAAAGGTGAATATACTCGCTCCCTTTTTGAACAGGAACAACTGGGATTTACATCAGATAATTTAGGAGAAACAAATCATGTCCAATAGCACATTTACTCGCGCAGAACTGTTTGAACTATTAAGTGCCAGCTACAGTCCACAACAAATTATTGCTGGGTTAGAGCAACTCGCCGCCTCAGATTCAACTATTGATCCGAATGCCGAACAATTTCCTGTAGAAATTAGCGATCGCTTAGAAAGACTGTTCAACCTAGCGCAGAAAACCCTAGATCAATCGAAGCTATTGGGAGGTGGTAGTAATTTGGTGAATATACAGACCCAAGCCATAGAAAGTGTGAGTGAACAATTGCAGATAGAAGGAATTAGCCGCGAAACGTTCAAAGCATTCTTGGACATTGTGGCAGGTAAGACTGTTGCTCAAGCATTAGCAGTTCATCAATTTGAACAAGAATTATTTGATGAAATAAGGAGTGAGCTTGATGCCCGTTCATTACAGCGACGGACAGAGCAAGGCTTTGATGAAATAGCGTTTATTTATCAGTTAGCGAAGAACCCCGAAATCAGACAACGTATCACTCAAGACTACGGGCTGAAAACTGCACAAGAAATTAGGCAAGAAGTTCAAACGCTCACCAATAGTGCGACCTCTGGTTTTGACCCGAAAGCGTTTTTGGATGAATTAGGATTGCCGACATCCGAAAAAAAGTCGATACAACCAACAACGATTCAGGACTTGAAAAATTTGACACGCTCTTTGTTGAGCAAACAACTCCAATCCCCAGCTTAATACAGAAATTATTTCAACAAAATTGGTTGGGGTTTTCAATTATTTTCTTCATGGTGTGTGTTGGATTGTCTGTTTACATTCGTGTGACTAATGCACCGTCAGATAAAACTGATACTTTTCAGATTCAGGTGCAGCAATAAAGTATTCAATTTTGTTTTTAGTTGGAGGTGATTTATGTGTTTGGAACGTGAAATACTGAACGCTGTCGGCTTTGAAACTCCTCAATTAGAAACGGAAGCAACATTAAATCAGGTTGAAGAAATAGTAGTTGAAGACGAGCCAATTGCAAACACCATCGACAACTTCACCAAACTGTTGGACGAATATGCTCCAGTCTCAAGCTAATTCTGGCGATGAAATACCAAAAGCAAGCACTGTTGGGGTTATTAGGGCTGGGGTTAATCATTAGTCCTTGGTTATCGCAACTGCCAGCCCAATTCAAAACTTACAACAGTGGCATCACTATCAGAGAATCAGAGGAATTAGAACGCATTAAAGCCGAACAAAGAGCAGCAACCGCCGACAAAATTAATGAACTGGGAGTGATGCCCTCTTTCAAGAAGTTGCGAATCAACGATTACTTAGACTCCACTCGATTTAACCCCAGACCTAACACTACAGGATATTTAGAAGATGAAACAGTTTTTGTCTATGACTCAACAGGTAAATGCGTTGGGCGAATTGAAGCAAGGAAATGGAAATGGAAATATCAATTTAAGAATGCCTGCAAGAATTCGCCACTTTATCAAGATTCTTCTAATTGATTTACCGATTTGTGGACTTAGCAGTGCAATAGCCCATCAAATATTTTCTACAGTGCCAATTCATTTATGCTTTTTGAGCAATGTAATTGCTGATGTTTTAGAGCAAAAAATCTTTCACTTTATCGACGAGAACTTTTAGTATGAAATATCTTACTCCGAAGGATACTAATTCACAATTTAAAGGGGAGCCAGCACCACAAAGCCAGCCTAAAAAAAATGGAAGTGGCATCTTAGAATTATTAGCTCAATGGATTGTCACTTTCATCTCATTTCCCGTTATCTTTATTTCGCATATCATTGCTCAATTTGTCACTCCCGGTACATCTGGTTATAAGCTTGTTGGGGCGATTGGTTTTTGGATTGGCACACTGCTTTCAACTGATAGTATCTGGCAGGTTTTATTTCAAGGGAAACCTTTACTGCCCTGGTTTGAAACCGAATGGGTCGGTTGGATAGGTTGGCTACAACTGCCATTTAATGTTTTGTTTTGGATTAGTTTTGGCATCTCTGCACTCGTGCAGGTAATGGAAGCTAGGACATTGCGAGGCAAAGATCCGGCTACTGCCAGGAATGAATTTGAGGAATCAAAACAATACACACTCGGCACTAAACCTACTGGGAATATTGACCTGACTGTAGCACTTTGGGGCGACTACAAACGCGCTGGTTTGAAAGAACGCTATACAGGTGGAGCGATCGCATTATTTTTCTGGCTGATCGATATTATTACCACTTTCGTCGGCAGGTGGCCTTTTCAATACACGAACCCACTGTCAATCATTGCCTGTTTTGGGTACAACATCGTGGCGATGATGGCTGGCGAGATTGGTTACAGCATTTGGAAATTGACTAAGTAAGCATGGAGCAGGGGAAGCAGGAGAGATGGAACAACCAATACCAATGCTATGTACAAAAGAAACGGTAGAACTTCGCAGTGATTATCCCAGCATTGAGTATTTGGAAGCTGGTAACATCGCCTCTTGGTTGCAAGAACGCCAAGACCAGTTGTTAGTTCGTGCCAGAAACGAACGCAACGAGATGAATCTGGCTAAGTTCATCACCCTGGCTACATCTGCGGTTGGTGCGGTTTGCTATGCCACATCTCCCCTTGCTCCTATTGGTGCGGTTGTTGCCGGAGTTGGTTATCTCTGGTCAATTGTTCAGGACTTAAACGATACTCATCAATTTGCACCGATTCCATTCATTCGTGGCGACTTCTTTAGTTTCCTCTCGGCTATGGGTGATAGTGTTGCCAGGGAAGAATATTTTGCTAATCAAAATGAACTGGCCGAGTTAATGCTGCACTTAGAGCCAATGGAGAAATACGAATTCGCCATGCTCAAGCAATGTTCTCATTTTTTATGCAAATCCCTGGCTATTGCTGATCCGGGAAAGCGATTTTACGCTTACCGTTGGCTACTCGATTGGTTTATTCAGCTTAAAGGGCAGTTTCCCACTCATGAACAATTATCTGGGCATTTGGCGCAAGTTACTATCGACCCCAGAGTTAACTATCAGCAAGTGGAGGCCATTCAGCAATCAGTTCAACCCCAGAATAGAGGTATTCCAGAGGCGCGATTTGCACAACTACCAACTCCAGGATTACAAACACCCCAAACATCAGCACCACAGATTCACTCTCATGAGGCTTATTCCCTCCCTCCCACTTCACAGCCATCGTCCTCAGAAACTCCGATTATAAATACCGAAATCTCCACCTACACTTCAAAACCTAATACCAACTATGACTTAATCGCTCACATTGCCAGAAAAGTTACGAATATGCTGTGGGTTGGTGTCCCTGGTTCTGGCAAGGGCATCACTATTAGCAACGCCATCGATGCCATCAAGCGGCTACATCCTGGCATACACATCTTTTATATTGACCCTAAAGGTGACGAGAAAGAAACTGGTTATTTCAATGGTCGTGTTGATACCCTCAAACGCGCCAAGATTGTTGAAATGTCTCCCACCGAAGCAGTTAGTTGGGTCAAAGAATGTTTTACCGAGTTCCAGAAAATCAAGGGACCTAAGCTGATCATTCTGGATGAAGGCACGGCTGTTTGTTCCAAATTCAAAAATGCTAAGGGTGAAATTGGTTGGCTCAAGGACAAAATCATCTCTTACTGTTCTTGCGGTGATAGCTCTGGCTGGCATTTCTGGATTGTTGTGCAGAACCCTCACACTGACGACTTGGGCATTTCTGGCGGTCTGCGTTCTCAGTTAACTTCAGTGGCGTTGGTTGCTCCAGATAACGTCCCAGCTTACAGTGCCATGATCGCCACTCAACTAATTCCCAGCGATCGCAAGATTACTTCCACCCAAATCATGGACATTGCTGCACAATCACCTGTTGGTCGAGCCGTTTATTACGGCGGTATTAATGAATGGTTTCCTATGCCAAAGTTAAAGAATTTTTCTGGCTATGACCGGGATACCAACAAGTTTATTGATTCTGTATCAAGTAATCAACAATCTACCCCTATTGAAACTAATTCATCAAGCACAGCAACAACACAATCTCAACAGATGTTGGCACTGTTAGAAAAAACCACAGCTTCTTCAATCGATGAGTTTATCCAAAGTGAGTTGAATTTAGACGGGGTTCCACCAGATTTAATCCGTTTGGGAATCGAAAGATTACTCCAGAATTCTCATCTCAAATATAAATTCGACGGCTGGAATAATAATTAGGAGAAAATATGCAAACAGTTCTCAATTTTCCGTCATTACTACAGCATACCTTGATTGTTGGTGCTTACTGTTCTGGTAAAGATTTGTTAGCAGGTTACGCTATTAAAAACATCAAACAACAGCGACCTTCTCTTAAAGTCTACGTAATCGATATTAAAGGACATCCCAGGGAAAGCCACTACTATGCTAATGCTGACTTCTTGCGGATTAAAAAATCTTCTAATGTTGCGTCCCAAGTAGATGTGGAGGGGTTAGTTTCATGGATACAGCATTGTTTTAATGAGTTTGAATCTCTTGAGGGTGAAAAATTACTTGTCTTATCAGAAAGTACATTAATTTTTCACTTTTTTGCTCAAAATAAAAGCAATAAAACTTGGCTGTCTAACAAAATTATCAGTTATTTGTGCTTGGGAAATGCTAGTGGTATTTACATTTGGTTGATTGGCACAAGTTTTAGTTTTCAAGAAACCAGAATTAGCCGACAGTTTTGGGTATTAGTCAAACTGCTGGCGATTGTACATCAGGAGAGTTTTGCTTCATATAGCTATCTTCTGAGTACAGATTTTCTTCCCAAAAATTGCCAGCCCAATGCAGAAGAAATTAGGGCGATTGCCTCCCAATCTCCGGTAAAAAGAGCCGTTTATTTCAACGGTGAATGGTTGCCTATGCCAATGCTTGATATTTAAAGATTCTCTTGAAGTCGGTTGAAAAATTTTACGTTGTTTCAAAAGGGAGAGTATTGTTATGTCGAACTTATCAGTTTTTGTTTTCGAGTCGCAAGAAGTTCGTTTTGTCGGTACGCCAGAAAACCCGGAGTGGGTGGCTGCGGATGTATGTGCCATCCTTGAAATCAAAAATGTCAGTGATGCTTTAACTTCTTTCGATCAAGACGAAAGGGGTATCGCTAATGTCTATACCCCTGGTGATGACAACCCTAAAGGACAGGAAATGCTGACTGTGACTGAGACTGGACTTTACCGCCTCATCTTCAAATCTCGTAAACCTGTTGCCAAGCGATTCCAGCGATGGGTTTTTCATGAAGTCCTTCCCTCTTTGCGTCGTACTGGCTCCTACTCCATACCCAAACCTGAGCAGAAGCATAATGGCAAACTAACTCTAGATGAAATACTCTCTTTTGCACAGAAAGTTCTCGTCCCCACAAGGCTAAGTCCTGAACTGCAAACCATCACGGTTGGGTGGTGGTAAATATGTAGTGATAATAAAATTAGGCGCTACAACAAGAATTATAATGATGAATAAAATACCAGATAGCACCAATGTGGTTATCTAGCTTTTTTGAGAATGATAAAGTTTTTCTAACCAAACGTGAAATTCTTTGACGCATTGTATTATTAAAGCGTTCGATATGATTAGTTTTGCCACTTTCTTTACCGACTGCTTTGTGACGTTTGTTGGGAATAACTTTTGCATAAGCAGCCCAAAAATCTGTATAGCAAACAGCACATTGACGATAAACTGGTGGCAGAGAATTCCATAATCCTTTAGCACCTTTTTCACTGCGATCACCAATGTAAACGTCGACTAT
Proteins encoded in this region:
- a CDS encoding prophage antirepressor; its protein translation is MSNLSVFVFESQEVRFVGTPENPEWVAADVCAILEIKNVSDALTSFDQDERGIANVYTPGDDNPKGQEMLTVTETGLYRLIFKSRKPVAKRFQRWVFHEVLPSLRRTGSYSIPKPEQKHNGKLTLDEILSFAQKVLVPTRLSPELQTITVGWW